The Zygosaccharomyces rouxii strain CBS732 chromosome G complete sequence genome contains a region encoding:
- a CDS encoding uncharacterized protein (weakly similar to uniprot|Q04301 Saccharomyces cerevisiae YMR088C VBA1 Permease of basic amino acids in the vacuolar membrane) — protein sequence MSTDQETVQNIELTSFDKSGAKVSSQYPLDEESYPYEGEIEVGVAEEEDLEEDLRDSNFSWVLTSIWTNSALAALDGTIVSTTVNDIASQFQQASMVTWVATAYLLTTTAVQPLYGKISDIIGRRKCLLFGEVIFALGVLLCNFANTIPQLAIARAICGIGGSGNSAMGNIMLNDILPLSVRATYWSYGAILASIFQSLGGPIGGLLLKWFGVGGLFTPQIPFCIGSIYLSYKYIHDYKEHARSSWKRIDFGGSICLLVGISSFIFFFSASDNTTIEDDGWSTPKKWSVVLLIVSIIAFAFIENFVAVECIIPRVILEGTLGLMVCIHGLVAVINYTCLFMVPLFLQLNWGVSVSRSGGYIMFIVIFSSAGSLFTSMILNRFSKPTRSSQLFCAASAIFYMSILTIVGYYYMQKAIYYSKPIYGSDTQIPKYDNWSIILGIAILGFCQGSQNVTISIYNVAKVGRKEQASSTSVNLLFRSMGNVLSVSIALNIFTNVLKKKLSIVLNDDLDLLAVLLKDNAFLRSDIMPTERIGPILGAFHDALGTSIVPCKWCVYISLILSLMLFVTEYRQHKDL from the coding sequence ATGAGTACAGATCAAGAGACCGTTCAAAATATAGAGTTGACTTCATTTGATAAATCAGGTGCGAAGGTATCATCGCAATATCCTTTGGATGAGGAATCATATCCTtatgaaggtgaaattgaagtcGGAGTagcagaggaagaggatttagaagaagatttgagaGATTCGAATTTTAGTTGGGTACTTACTTCGATATGGACTAACAGTGCGCTGGCTGCATTGGATGGTACAATTGTTTCTACTACTGTGAATGACATTGCATCTCAATTCCAACAGGCCTCTATGGTTACCTGGGTCGCTACAGCATATCTGCTGACCACTACCGCCGTACAACCACTTTATGGGAAAATTAGTGACATAATTGGAAGACGAAAATGTCTACTATTTGGTGAAGTAATATTTGCCCTTGGTGTTTTGCTTTGTAATTTTGCCAACACTATACCTCAATTAGCAATTGCTAGAGCCATCTGTGGTATTGGTGGTTCTGGAAACAGTGCTATGGGGAATATTATGCTCAATGACATTCTGCCCTTATCGGTAAGAGCTACTTATTGGAGTTATGGTGCCATTTTGGCAAGTATTTTCCAGAGTTTAGGAGGTCCCATAGGTGGGTTACTTCTTAAATGGTTTGGTGTCGGCGGATTATTTACACCACAGATCCCTTTCTGCATAGGTAGTATCTACTTATCCTACAAATACATCCACGATTACAAAGAACATGCGAGGAGTTCCTGGAAAAGAATCGATTTTGGTGGTAGTATTTGTCTGTTAGTGGGCATATCTTCcttcatattcttcttttcagcaAGTGATAATACCACTATTGAGGACGACGGTTGGTCTACTCCTAAAAAATGGAGTGTTGTACTGCTTATCGTCTCAATAATCGCCTTTGCGTTTATTGAGAATTTCGTTGCAGTAGAATGTATCATCCCCAGAGTAATTCTAGAAGGCACACTAGGCCTAATGGTCTGTATTCATGGTCTCGTAGCTGTGATAAATTATACATGTCTATTCATGGTCCCGCTTTTCCTACAATTGAACTGGGGGGTCAGTGTAAGTCGCTCTGGTGGTTATATTATGTTTATTgtgatcttttcatctGCGGGTTCCTTGTTTACTAGCATGATTCTAAATCGTTTCTCAAAGCCAACCCGTTCATCTCAACTATTCTGTGCTGCAAGTGCCATTTTTTACATGTCGATTCTTACTATCGTGGGGTACTACTACATGCAGAAGGCCATATATTACAGCAAACCCATTTATGGTAGCGATACTCAAATACCCAAATATGATAATTGGTCCATCATACTTGGTATAGCTATCCTTGGGTTCTGTCAAGGATCTCAGAATGTCACAATTTCCATCTACAACGTGGCTAAAGTTGGCagaaaagaacaagcatCATCTACAAGTGTTAATCTTTTGTTTAGATCAATGGGTAACGTTTTAAGCGTATCCATTGCCCTCAACATATTCACTAACGTActcaaaaagaaattaagTATAGTGCTGAATGACGATTTAGATCTACTAGCTGTGTTACTGAAAGATAATGCTTTCTTAAGGAGTGACATTATGCCTACAGAGAGAATTGGTCCAATTCTGGGAGCATTCCACGATGCCCTTGGGACTAGCATCGTTCCATGCAAATGGTGTGTCTACATCAGTCTGATACTATCATTGATGTTATTTGTAACTGAATACAGGCAACACAAAGACTTAtga
- the SRM1 gene encoding Ran guanyl-nucleotide exchange factor (highly similar to uniprot|P21827 Saccharomyces cerevisiae YGL097W SRM1 Nucleotide exchange factor for Gsp1p localizes to the nucleus required for nucleocytoplasmic trafficking of macromolecules potentially phosphorylated by Cdc28p): MKRTNSEGSNGVVHKTRGRKATKSHDSHIINHPNDYKPFYLSVNPMDIFCWGTGSMCELGLGPSAKNKEVKRPRLNPYLPVDNVKIVSFAVGGMHTLAVDSENNIWSWGCNDVGALGRSTAGAKEQLKDMDADNSSDDEDGDLNDLESTPMVIPRDYLPPLQEGHKVVQVAATDNLGCVLFDNGDIYAWGTFRCNEGILGFYREEIKVQHEPWKVPSFSKYKVVQMAPGKDHILFLDEEGVVFAWGNGQQYQLGRKVMDRFRLKTLDPRPSGLKHVRYIFSGENHSFALTIDGKLLSWGLNQYGQCGVSEEIEDGGLVTVPQEVVLPEGVSVKMVSAGEHHSLILAQDGDLYSFGRLDMFEIGIPKSDLPDNAYTDGHGKQRAVPIPTKLKNVPKFKTISAGSHHSMAVAHNGIAYSWGFGETYAIGLGPAGEDTEVPTRIKNTATQDHNIVMVGCGGQFSVSGGVKLGDDEAEKRAEEMGDDE; encoded by the coding sequence ATGAAAAGGACTAATAGTGAAGGTTCCAACGGTGTCGTCCATAAGACGAGAGGTAGAAAGGCTACCAAGTCTCATGATTCCCATATTATAAACCATCCAAATGATTATAAACCATTTTATCTTTCGGTTAATCCAATGGATATATTTTGTTGGGGTACTGGTTCCATGTGTGAGTTAGGATTGGGTCCATCCgcaaaaaataaagaagtGAAAAGACCTCGATTAAATCCATATTTACCCGTGGACAATGTTAAAATTGTATCTTTTGCGGTCGGTGGTATGCATACGTTGGCAGTAGACTCAGAAAATAACATTTGGTCTTGGGGTTGTAACGATGTGGGTGCCCTAGGTAGAAGTACAGCTGGTGccaaagaacaattgaagGATATGGATGCTGATAATTCTagtgatgacgaagatggTGACTTAAATGATTTAGAATCTACTCCTATGGTAATTCCTAGAGATTATCTCCCACCTTTGCAAGAGGGCCATAAAGTTGTTCAAGTGGCAGCTACTGATAATTTAGGATGTGTTCTTTTCGATAATGGTGACATTTACGCTTGGGGTACTTTCCGTTGTAACGAAGGTATCCTTGGTTTTTACcgagaagaaattaaagttCAACATGAACCTTGGAAGGTTCcatcattttccaagtaCAAGGTTGTTCAAATGGCCCCTGGTAAGGATCACATTTTGTTCTTAGATGAAGAGGGTGTTGTATTCGCTTGGGGTAATGGCCAACAATACCAATTGGGCCGTAAGGTTATGGATCGTTTCCGTTTGAAGACTTTGGATCCAAGGCCATCTGGATTAAAACATGTAAGATATATCTTCTCCGGTGAAAATCACAGTTTTGCTCTGACAATCGATGGTAAGTTGTTGAGTTGGGGTCTAAATCAGTATGGTCAATGTGGTGTTTCTGAAGAAATAGAAGACGGTGGTCTTGTCACCGTTCCTCAAGAAGTTGTATTGCCAGAGGGTGTTAGCGTCAAGATGGTATCGGCTGGTGAACACCATTCATTGATATTGGCTCAAGATGGCGATCTTTATTCATTTGGTAGATTAGACATGTTTGAAATCGGTATTCCTAAGAGCGATCTTCCGGACAACGCTTACACAGATGGCCACGGGAAACAACGTGCTGTGCCTATACCAACcaagttgaaaaatgttCCTAAATTTAAAACCATTTCAGCTGGTTCTCATCATTCTATGGCGGTTGCACATAACGGAATTGCTTATTCTTGGGGGTTTGGTGAAACATATGCTATTGGTCTGGGTCCTGCAGGCGAAGACACCGAAGTCCCAACCAGAATTAAAAACACTGCTACTCAAGACCACAATATTGTAATGGTTGGTTGTGGTGGTCAATTCTCCGTCTCTGGTGGTGTCAAGCTTGgcgatgatgaagctgaaaagaGAGCCGAGGAGATGGGTGATGATGagtaa
- a CDS encoding uncharacterized protein (no similarity), whose product MNFNRILTILILLKFFSNMAECNPLPIDFKKLQKCVTNDTPQEPNQNIFSLDIERKLCSMDLSDPNDPQLKIQLPQALQKLTEVDKLILQATEKYHNQTQILYALEVLLKMKTKQMEADALTLQNTTRHLGQILKALKLMVSTSWDDTQTNFEVAAVGKNSPTVDTTSGGNSHPGLKRVLSTGGFVFLIFSTASDVCIVTGGTFCIAVYLAGAGGIVIWLNSIYRTALNIN is encoded by the coding sequence ATGAACTTCAATCGCATTCTCACTATTTTAATTCTATTAAAGTTTTTCTCGAATATGGCGGAATGTAACCCACTACCGATTGATTTTAAGAAACTGCAAAAATGTGTAACTAATGATACTCCACAAGAACCCAATCAAAATATATTTTCCCTAGATATCGAGCGTAAATTATGCTCTATGGATTTAAGCGATCCAAATGACCCTCAGCTGAAAATACAATTACCCCAGGCTCTACAAAAATTGACTGAAGTAGACAAACTAATTTTACAAGCAACAGAAAAATACCATAATCAGACACAAATACTGTATGCACTCGAAGTGCtgttaaaaatgaagaCCAAGCAAATGGAAGCAGATGCACTAACTTTGCAAAATACAACAAGACACCTGGGACAAATACTTAAAGCGCTCAAATTAATGGTCTCTACGAGTTGGGATGATACACAAACAAACTTTGAAGTGGCAGCGGTGGGGAAGAATTCCCCAACAGTGGATACTActagtggtggtaattctCATCCCGGGTTGAAAAGAGTCCTTTCCACCGGTGGATTCGTGtttttgatattttccACAGCTTCCGACGTATGCATTGTGACCGGCGGAACTTTTTGTATTGCAGTCTATTTGGCAGGGGCTGGCGGGATAGTCATCTGGCTAAACTCCATCTATAGAACGGCATTAAATATTAACTAA
- the HIS7 gene encoding imidazoleglycerol-phosphate synthase (highly similar to uniprot|P33734 Saccharomyces cerevisiae YBR248C HIS7 Imidazole glycerol phosphate synthase (glutamine amidotransferase:cyclase) catalyzes the fifth and sixth steps of histidine biosynthesis and also produces 5-aminoimidazole-4-carboxamide ribotide (AICAR) a purine precursor): MSVVHIIDVESGNLQSLINAIERLGFKAYLVKKSDDPELANASKLILPGVGNFGHFLDNLFSRGFEKPIREFIASGKPIMGVCVGLQALFNTSEESPQSSGFKYINFDLSKFDASDKPVPEIGWNSCTPDSDSFFGLDPYKRYYFVHSYAAILTPHSEKVLIENNWKYAKAKYGTQEFIAAVSKDNIFATQFHPEKSGLAGLHVIENFLKQQHPVTTYTEEQKSTLANDYSNFGLTRRIIACLDVRTNDQGDLVVTKGDQYDVREKGQENDVRNLGKPVELAQKYYEQGADEVTFLNITSFRDCPLKDTPMLKVLRLAAKTVFVPLTVGGGIKDIVDVDGTKIPALEVASLYFRSGADKVSIGTDSVYAAEKYYELGGRGDGTSPIETISKAYGAQAVVISVDPKRVYVDGPQDTKNKTFQTKFPNEKGQNWCWYECTIKGGRETRDIGVWELTKACEALGAGEVLLNCIDKDGSNSGYDLELLDHVKDAVKIPVIASSGAGNPGHFEEAFTQTRADACLGAGMFHRGEYTVNDVKEYLLKKGLKVRMDRG; the protein is encoded by the coding sequence ATGTCCGTTGTTCATATTATCGACGTGGAAAGTGGGAATTTACAATCTTTAATCAATGCTATTGAACGTCTTGGATTTAAAGcttatttggtgaaaaaaagtGATGATCCTGAATTAGCTAATGCATCAAAGCTGATTTTGCCAGGTGTGGGGAATTTTGGACATTTTCTAGACAACCTTTTCTCTCGTGGTTTTGAAAAGCCTATCAGAGAATTCATTGCATCCGGTAAACCTATTATGGGTGTTTGTGTTGGATTACAAGCACTTTTCAATACTTCTGAAGAAAGTCCACAGAGTTCAGGCTTCAAATATATTAACTTtgatctttccaaatttgaTGCTAGTGATAAACCTGTACCTGAAATTGGTTGGAACAGTTGTACACCTGATTCCGATTCATTCTTTGGATTGGATCCCTACAAAAGATACTACTTCGTCCACTCGTATGCCGCCATTTTAACGCCTCATTCTGAAAAGGTATTGATCGAAAATAATTGGAAATATGCAAAGGCCAAATACGGTACCCAAGAATTTATTGCAGCGGTTAGTAAGGATAACATTTTTGCTACGCAATTTCATCCTGAAAAATCTGGATTAGCAGGTTTGCAtgtcattgaaaatttcttgaagcAACAGCATCCAGTGACCACTTATACTGAAGAGCAGAAAAGTACTCTGGCAAATGATTATTCCAATTTCGGATTAACTAGAAGAATTATTGCATGTTTAGACGTCCGTACCAATGATCAAGGTGATTTAGTGGTTACTAAAGGTGATCAATACGATGTACGTGAGAAGGGCCAGGAGAATGATGTGAGGAATTTAGGTAAACCAGTGGAATTGGCTCAAAAATACTATGAACAAGGTGCTGACGAAGTTACCTTTCTAAATATCACATCTTTCAGAGATTGTCCTTTGAAAGATACTCCAATGTTAAAAGTGTTAAGGCTTGCCGCCAAAACCGTTTTCGTTCCCTTAActgttggtggtggtatcAAGGACATTGTAGATGTTGATGGCACCAAGATTCCAGCTTTGGAGGTCGCAAGTTTATATTTCAGATCTGGTGCTGACAAAGTATCCATCGGTACCGATTCTGTTTACGCAGCAGAGAAATATTATGAACTTGGTGGCCGTGGTGACGGAACCTCTCCCATAGAGACTATTTCTAAGGCGTACGGTGCACAAGCTGTAGTCATCTCTGTGGACCCCAAGAGAGTTTACGTGGATGGACCTCAAGATACAAAGAATAAGACTTTCCAAACCAAGTTCCCCAATGAAAAGGGTCAAAATTGGTGCTGGTACGAATGTACCATCAAAGGTGGTAGAGAGACAAGGGACATTGGCGTTTGGGAATTGACGAAGGCATGTGAAGCACTAGGCGCTGGTGAAGTTCTTTTGAACTGTATTGACAAGGATGGTTCTAATTCTGGTTATGATTTGGAACTTCTTGATCACGTTAAGGATGCTGTTAAAATACCGGTGATCGCTTCTAGCGGAGCAGGTAACCCTGGACATTTCGAAGAAGCTTTCACCCAAACCAGAGCAGATGCTTGCCTGGGTGCAGGTATGTTTCACAGAGGTGAATATACCGTTAACGACGTTAAAGAATACCTCCTCAAAAAGGGTCTTAAAGTTAGAATGGACCGCGGTTAA
- the ENP1 gene encoding snoRNA-binding rRNA-processing protein ENP1 (similar to uniprot|P38333 Saccharomyces cerevisiae YBR247C ENP1 Protein associated with U3 and U14 snoRNAs required for pre-rRNA processing and 40S ribosomal subunit synthesis localized in the nucleus and concentrated in the nucleolus), with the protein MGRATNSRARKQRHDPLLKDLDSSQGNLKKVKDKKSQKDGEDNEGGRDDYVDDKSSRKILQLAREQQDEIADDEEKEQLTANNSMARFQVNYEDAENEDEEQTAGQDISDFENDLDEANEEEEEMVQVDEEDAAIFDQYFKSSKDFDSLGGSYNLSDKIMASIREKEMETQGGTQYSESEEQPSQQERAPGGDGVALPDKVIRAYTAVGTILKTWTHGKLPKLFKVLPSLNNWPDVLYVTNPEGWSPHVVFEATKLFVSNLQAPEAQRFVNLVLLERFRENIETSEDHSLNYHIYRALKKSLYKPSAFFKGFLFPLVEGGCNIREATIAASVLAKISVPVLHSSAALSYLLRLPFSPPTTVFIKVLLDKRYALPYQTVDECVYYFMRFRVLDDGSNSEDATRVLPVVWHKAFLSFAQRYKNDITQDQRDFLLETVRQRGHKLIGPEIRRELLAGASREFVDNPEGNDELMIDVK; encoded by the coding sequence ATGGGTAGGGCTACTAACTCGAGAGCTAGAAAGCAGAGACATGATcctcttttgaaagatctgGATAGTTCTCAAGGTAACTTGAAGAAAGTAAAGGACAAGAAGTCTCAGAAGGATGGGGAAGATAATGAAGGAGGAAGAGATGATTATGTGGATGACAAGTCATCAAGAAAGATTCTACAATTAGCTAGGGAACAACAGGATGAAATTGCAGATGACgaagaaaaagaacaattgaccGCTAACAATTCTATGGCAAGATTCCAAGTGAACTACGAAGATGCAGAGaacgaagatgaagaacagACAGCAGGTCAAGACATTTCAGATTTCGAAAACGATCTCGACGAGGCCAATGAggaagaggaggaaatGGTCCAagtggatgaagaagatgcagctatatttgatcaatacttcaaaagttccaaagattttgatTCCTTAGGTGGCAGCTACAATTTATCGGATAAGATCATGGCATCTAttagagaaaaagaaatggaaacCCAAGGAGGTACACAGTACAGTGAATCAGAGGAGCAACCATCTCAACAGGAGAGAGCACCAGGCGGCGATGGTGTAGCGCTCCCCGATAAAGTGATAAGAGCATATACCGCCGTGGGTACTATTCTTAAGACGTGGACCCACGGTAAGTTACCGAAACTGTTTAAAGTTTTGCCAtctttgaacaattggCCAGATGTGTTGTATGTGACTAACCCTGAAGGATGGTCACCACACGTTGTATTTGAAGCCACTAAACTGTTTGTTTCCAATTTGCAAGCACCTGAAGCTCAGAGATTCGTCAACTTAGTTTTACTGGAAAGATTCCGTGAAAATATCGAAACTTCTGAAGATCACTCACTAAACTACCACATCTATCGagctttgaagaaatcccTGTACAAACCAAGTGCTTTCTTCAAAGGCTTTTTATTTCCTCTAGTCGAAGGTGGGTGTAACATTAGAGAAGCTACCATTGCTGCAAGTGTGCTGGCTAAAATTTCCGTACCTGTCTTACATTCTTCAGCTGCCTTAAGTTACCTATTAAGattaccattttcaccaccaactACGGTGTTCATCAAAGTCCTTCTCGATAAAAGATATGCTTTACCATATCAAACAGTGGACGAGTGCGTATACTATTTCATGAGATTTAGAGTACTAGACGATGGAAGTAATAGTGAGGATGCTACAAGAGTCTTACCAGTGGTATGGCACAAGGCATTCCTAAGTTTTGCTCAAAGGTACAAGAATGATATTACACAGGACCAAAGAGATTTCCTATTAGAGACTGTTCGTCAAAGAGGTCATAAACTAATTGGACCCGAAATAAGAAGGGAACTGCTCGCAGGTGCTAGCAGGGAATTTGTCGATAACCCAGAGGGAAACGACGAATTAATGATCGATGTAAAATAG
- a CDS encoding uncharacterized protein (weakly similar to uniprot|Q04301 Saccharomyces cerevisiae YMR088C VBA1 Permease of basic amino acids in the vacuolar membrane), whose amino-acid sequence MIIRRCPCQILQPRCLYQITFTIYTVTFSTDPSNSKLGQMSEDEVATIELNSLDKQNVQLTVQSSSENDSYKSGREHSGALEGNKEDEEDLEIDLRDPKTFKWVLTSLWTNSALSALDGTIVSTTVNDVASRFQQASMVTWVATAYLLTTTAAQPLYGKISDIIGRRKCLLFGEIVFAVGVGLCIFSKSIPQLAIARGICGIGGSGTGAMTNIILSDMAPLSERGKYWGYGSMLGGVFQSLGGPLGGILLTYFGVSGLFIPQIPFCLATLYLSWKYVQDYNQDTKGSWKRIDFGGSICLLVGISSFIFFFSADENPSISEHSGWSPYKKWSFAIFVLFTILFLVVEKYVALENIIPMEVLKGTLGLLAFIQGLVSMINYTELFIVPLFLQLVWGISVSTSGAYIVCIVISYSVGSLLSGALIKKVAKPSRESTIYYSGVSIFYMSLISMVGYYFLDRAVRYTKPVYGDTKVPESLNFQLIFGITLLGLCQGSQGVTIMLYNVAKVGRKGQASSTSVQFLFRSLGNVLSVSLAFNVFTNALRKTLGKVLAGKNDELFALLLKDNAFLRNKDMPTDDLDSILEAFHKALVSSFVPCIWCLILSVIFSGVLWIAVRKQYRSVA is encoded by the coding sequence ATGATCATTAGGAGGTGCCCTTGTCAAATTTTACAACCAAGATGCTTATATCAAATTACATTTACAATTTATACCGTAACTTTCAGCACTGATCCTAGTAACTCGAAACTAGGGCAGATGAGTGAAGACGAGGTTGCTACCATTGAGCTTAACTCCCTTGACAAGCAGAATGTTCAACTGACGGTTCAGTCCTCCAGTGAAAATGATTCTTATAAATCAGGCAGGGAGCACTCCGGCGCTTTAGAAGGgaataaagaagatgaggaagatttagaaataGATCTTAGGGATCCAAAGACTTTCAAATGGGTGCTAACTTCTTTATGGACGAATTCTGCACTATCTGCCTTAGACGGCACTATCGTTTCCACAACGGTTAATGATGTCGCTTCTCGATTTCAACAGGCATCTATGGTTACATGGGTAGCTACTGCATATCTTTTAACGACCACTGCTGCTCAACCTCTTTATGGTAAGATAAGTGATATTATTGGCAGAAGGAAATGCCTTCtttttggtgaaattgtaTTTGCAGTGGGAGTTGGACTTTgcattttttcaaagagtATTCCTCAGTTAGCTATCGCTAGAGGTATATGTGGTATTGGTGGTTCTGGTACTGGTGCTATGACCAATATTATTTTATCTGATATGGCTCCACTATCGGAAAGAGGTAAGTACTGGGGCTATGGATCAATGCTTGGTGGTGTTTTCCAGAGTCTTGGTGGCCCACTAGGTGGTATACTACTAACATATTTTGGAGTCAGTGGATTGTTCATACCGCAAATTCCCTTTTGTTTGGCAACGCTATATCTGTCATGGAAATATGTCCAAGATTATAACCAGGACACTAAAGGttcttggaaaagaatCGATTTTGGTGGTAGTATCTGTCTACTGGTCGGAATATCTTCgttcattttcttcttttcagcaGATGAGAATCCATCAATATCTGAGCATAGCGGTTGGTCCCCTTACAAGAAATGGAGTTTTGCCATTTTCGTTCTCTTCACTATCTTATTTTTAGTGGTCGAGAAATATGTGGCACTTGAAAATATCATCCCCATGGAGGTCTTAAAAGGTACTTTGGGATTGCTGGCATTTATCCAAGGTCTAGTCTCTATGATAAACTATACAGAACTTTTTATTGTCCCGCTTTTCTTACAATTAGTTTGGGGGATTAGTGTCAGTACATCTGGAGCCTACATTGTGTGCATCGTTATTTCGTATTCTGTGGGGTCCCTGCTAAGTGGCGCACTCATTAAAAAAGTTGCTAAACCAAGCCGTGAATCTACCATTTACTATTCAGGAGTTTCCATCTTTTACATGTCATTAATCTCTATGGTCGGTTACTACTTCTTGGATAGAGCTGTTAGGTACACAAAACCGGTGTATGGAGATACAAAAGTGCCAGAATCCCTAAATTTCCAACTCATCTTTGGCATTACGCTCCTAGGATTATGTCAAGGTTCACAAGGTGTCACAATTATGCTTTATAACGTGGCTAAAGTTGGTAGGAAGGGCCAAGCATCTTCCACCAGCGTCCAGTTCCTTTTCAGATCGCTAGGTAACGTTTTAAGTGTTTCCCTTGCATTTAACGTTTTCACCAATGCCTTAAGGAAGACTTTGGGCAAAGTACTGGCAGGCAAAAATGATGAGTTATTTGCCCTTCTACTGAAAGATAACGCTTTCTTGAGAAACAAAGATAT
- the ARO4 gene encoding 3-deoxy-7-phosphoheptulonate synthase ARO4 (highly similar to uniprot|P32449 Saccharomyces cerevisiae YBR249C ARO4 3-deoxy-D-arabino-heptulosonate-7-phosphate (DAHP) synthase): MSAEQPMFPANNANQEANEDIRIAGYDPLASPALLQVQIPASKTSIETAKRGRREAGEIIAKRDDRVLVVVGPCSIHDLDAAQDYARRLKKLSEELKDDLCIIMRAYLEKPRTTVGWKGLINDPDVNNSFNINKGLQSARQLFVNLTSAGVPIGSEMLDTISPQYLTDLLSFGAIGARTTESQLHRELASGLSFPVGFKNGTDGTLGVAVDAVQAASHSHHFMGVTKHGVAAITTTRGNENCFVILRGGKAGTNYDAKSVGEAKKQLPEGSNGLMIDYSHGNSNKDFRNQPKVNDVVCEQISNGERDIVGVMLESHINEGKQNIPPEGKAGLKYGVSITDGCIGWETTVEVLTKLAGAVRQRREHYKK; encoded by the coding sequence ATGTCTGCTGAACAACCAATGTTCCCAGCTAACAACGCAAATCAAGAAGCTAATGAAGATATTAGAATTGCTGGATATGATCCATTAGCATCTCCTGCACTACTTCAAGTCCAAATTCCTGCTTCGAAGACAAGCATAGAAACTGCTAagagaggaagaagagaagcTGGCGAGATTATAGCTAAAAGAGACGACAGAGTTCTTGTAGTGGTTGGTCCATGCTCCATTCACGATTTGGATGCTGCTCAAGATTATGCACGtagattgaaaaaattatcagaagaattgaaggatGATCTTTGTATCATCATGAGAgcatatttggaaaagcCAAGAACTACAGTGGGCTGGAAGGGTTTGATCAATGATCCTGATGTTAACAACAGtttcaacatcaacaaagGTCTACAAAGTGCAAGACAATTGTTTGTCAACTTAACCAGTGCTGGTGTTCCAATTGGTTCTGAAATGCTAGACACCATTTCTCCTCAGTACTTAACCGATCTATTATCCTTCGGTGCAATTGGTGCTAGAACTACTGAATCTCAACTCCATAGAGAATTGGCATCAGGTCTTTCATTCCCTGTCGGTTTCAAGAACGGTACTGATGGTACTCTTGGTGTTGCTGTAGACGCTGTTCAAGCTGCATCTCACTCACATCACTTCATGGGTGTTACCAAGCACGGTGTTGCTGCAATTACCACTACCAGAGGTAATGAAAACTGTTTCGTCATCCTAAGAGGTGGTAAAGCTGGTACCAACTACGATGCCAAATCTGTTGGCGAAGCTAAAAAACAATTACCTGAAGGTTCTAACGGTTTAATGATCGATTACTCTCACGGTAACTCTAACAAGGACTTTAGAAATCAACCAAAGGTTAATGATGTGGTCTGTGAACAAATTTCCAATGGTGAAAGAGATATCGTTGGTGTCATGTTGGAATCCCACATTAATGAAGGTAAACAGAATATCCCACCTGAAGGTAAAGCAGGTTTGAAATACGGTGTTTCCATTACCGATGGTTGTATCGGCTGGGAAACTACTGTTGAAGTATTGACTAAATTAGCTGGCGCTGTCAGACAGAGAAGAGAACACTACAAAAAATAA